AATATATGGGGAAAGATTTGTCCCAGCAAGTGTACTCAATAACTATAGCTAATGTAAATAAGCATGAAAAAGCTTTAGGTAAGCAGTTTTATTCACCATTGATAGAGACAGGGCAGAGGCTACTGAGAATACTGTTCTCACTTCTCAATAGCTTATCAAACATATTCCATGGACCTCTTCCTATGTGGGGTATTGGTactgtgtacgtgtgtatgtctTCTCTGTAGCGGTATAGGCATTTGTAAGGTGCAGGGCTCCTCTTGTAGGCACACGCAGGAGGTGACCAGCAGAGAGCCAGCCACCAGGTGTAGAAACCCCGCCGTCCAGCCACAGAATAGGGCATCTCCAAACTCCCAGCGTGGCACGATTGCCGGCACGGCCTCATCGAAGAACCGCATGACCGTCAGGTGAGCGATGTAAGACACAGGTATGAGACCCAGTATCCCTGCGACCAAGCACAATATCCCCCCCAGCATCTTCATCAATCTCTTCACCCTCAAACCCTCAGGCCCCTGGTTGCAGCTGTTGATCCAGTAGATTCCAGGAATGGCTAGCAGGAGACCCAGGAGGCCCGTGGCCACTGTTACACACATGAGGATCCGGGCTAGTTTGATGTCCGGAGGCAGGCCGAGGAGACTGTCATAGGGTCTGCACTCCAGAATTCCAAGGTCCTGCACCACACACGTCTCCCACAGGCCCAGCTCGTAGCTCTCCGCGGGCAGCAGGTCGGTGGACAGGGTCAGCCAGGTGGACATGATGGTGGTGGCCAGCGAGCAGATCCAGGCACCAATAGAGAAGAGGATCCCGAGGAGTTCCAGAACGCACACCCCCGGATCCATAGTGCTGCCCACTCTGAGAGGCCACTCTCTGGCTCAGCTCAGCTCTGGCTCCCGACTGCTTCTCTCTACTCCTGTCCTTCTGAACTGCAGCCAGTTGAAGCGAGAGGAAGCATACGGCCAGTAGG
This is a stretch of genomic DNA from Oncorhynchus mykiss isolate Arlee chromosome 7, USDA_OmykA_1.1, whole genome shotgun sequence. It encodes these proteins:
- the LOC110527496 gene encoding putative claudin-24 gives rise to the protein MDPGVCVLELLGILFSIGAWICSLATTIMSTWLTLSTDLLPAESYELGLWETCVVQDLGILECRPYDSLLGLPPDIKLARILMCVTVATGLLGLLLAIPGIYWINSCNQGPEGLRVKRLMKMLGGILCLVAGILGLIPVSYIAHLTVMRFFDEAVPAIVPRWEFGDALFCGWTAGFLHLVAGSLLVTSCVCLQEEPCTLQMPIPLQRRHTHVHSTNTPHRKRSMEYV